CCAACGGCTACTGAGCGGTGTCCCGCCGGAGGGAAGTTCCCTGAAACCGAAAGGAACACAGATAAACACAGGGAAACCCTTGTTCTGTAAGGAATTTTCGCGTGTTCCCGAGTTTTCTTGTAAGGGGATGTGAGTGGTTGGTGTAGAGGTTGGCCAACCGCCCATGTCCACTCCTTCCGTCGCTGGAACACAGCGAGAACTCGAAATCAATCCCGCCGATGTCGCAGCCTGCCGCGAGACCTACGCGGCCATCCAGCAGGAACTCGCGAAAGTCATCGTCGGCCAGTCAAAGGTCGTTGAGGAAATCCTGATCTCCATCTTCACGCGGAGCCACGCGCTCCTGGTGGGGGTGCCCGGCTTGGCGAAGACCCTCCTCATTTCCACCTTGGCGGACACGCTGAAGATGTCCTTCCGCCGCATCCAGTTCACCCCGGACCTGATGCCCAGTGACATCACCGGTACGGAGGTGATCTATCAGGATCCGGTTTCTGGTGAGAAGCAGTTCAAGTTCCTGCCCGGCCCGTTGTTCTCGAACATCGTCCTCGCGGACGAAATCAACCGGACTCCGCCGAAGACCCAGGCCGCCATGCTCGAGGCCATGCAGGAGCGCCGCGTGACCGTCGGTGGCGTGACCCGGCCACTGCCGTCGCCGTTCTTCGTCCTCGCGACCCAGAACCCGCTGGAGCAGGAGGGCACCTACCCGCTGCCGGAGGCGCAGCTCGACCGTTTCATGTTCCTCATCCACGTCGGCTATCCGGACGCGGAGGAGGAGCTGCAGGTCATGAAGCGCGGCACCAGCGGCAAGGGGGAGAAGCCCCAGCCGGTCCTCGATGGCGAGGCGATCATCCGTCTCCAGGAGATCGTCAAGGCGCTGCCGGTCGCCGATCATGTTTTCCGGTATGCGCGTGACATCGTCCGCAGCACCCGCCCGCGGGAGGAAGGCGCGCTGGACTACTGCAAGCAGTACCTCAGCTTCGGCGCGGGCCCGCGCGCCAGCCTCAGCCTCATCATGGCGGCGAAGGCCCACGCGCTCATCAACGGGCAGGTGTATGTCGGCTGCGAGAACGTTGCCGCCGTCGCCCCATCGATCATGCGCCACCGCATCGCGCCGAATTTCTCGGCACAGAGCGAGGGCATCACCCCGGACGACGTCATCGCGAAGGTTCTGAGCGCGATCCCGAAACATGACGCCTGATCTCCTGGATGCGGATGCCGTTTCGCGCGGCGAGGCGCTCGGCCTGATGGCACGGAAGATCGTGGAGGGCTACCGCGTCGGTGAGCACCGCTCGCCGTTCCATGGCTTCGCCATCGAGTTCGCGCAGCACCGCGAGTATGCGACGGGCGATGACATGCGCCACTTGGACTGGAAGGTGCTCGGCCGCTCCGACCGCTACTACATCAAGCAGTACGAGCAGGACACGAACTTCGTGACCCACCTTGTCGTGGATGGCAGCGCGTCCATGAACTACGGCTCCGCCAAGGTGGCGAAGCTCCATTTCGCAAAGGCGCTCGCCGCCTGTCTGTCGCACATGATCCTCCTCCAGCGGGACGCCGTCGCGCTCGCGCTGGTGGATACGGAGGTGAGGGAATACCTCCCCCGCACCGACAGCCTGCCGAAGATCCAGCACATCATGGACCGGCTCGCCGCCTTCCAGGCCACGGGCGAAACAAAGCTGGGTGTCGCCCTGGAACAGGTCGCCCGCGAAGCCCGCCGCCGCGGCATCGTCGTCCTCATCAGTGACTTCTTCGATGACGAGGAAGGCCTGGTGAAAGGGCTGGAGCGGCTCGTGTTTTCCGGCAACGAGGTCATCGTTTTCCACACGCTCGATCCCTACGAGCTGACCTTCCCCTTCAACGGCACTTGGAAGTTCAAGGACCTCGAAGGACCGACCCAGCTCAAGGCATCGCCCGCGGACATCCGCCGGGAGTATCTGAAGAACTTTGACGCATTCCGTCTCCGCATCCGCCGCATCTGCGAAAAGTTCCAGGCGCACTATATCCTCGCGGATACCGGCAAGCCGCTCGCGGAAACGCTCAGCGGCTACCTCGCCTTCCGCCAATCCGTCAGCAGGAAATGATGAATTCTTTCGATCAACTGCCAGGGCTGGGGAATTGGAAAACCACGGATGGACGCGGATGGACACGGATAAAAGAGTCCATTGTTGTTTCTTCATCCGTGTCCATCCGCGTCCATCCGTGGTTTGAAAAACTTCTCTTCATGCGGACTGAAGTCCGCGCTCCGCTGCCATGAATTTCCTCCATCCCATGATGTTGGCGGGGCTGGCCGCGGTGTCCGTCCCGATCATCATCCACCTCCTCAACAAGTTCCGGGTGCGGACCACGGACTGGGGGGCCATGCGCTTCCTGCTGGACAGCATCCAGAAGAACCAGAAGCGGGTGAAGATGGAGGACCTGATCCTGCTGATCCTCCGCTGCCTGCTGGTGGCGCTGGCGGTGCTGGCCTTCGCCCGCCCCGTCCTCACCGCGCTGGTCAAGGGAGGCGCGGACGACGGTGAAGCCGTTGCCGCCGTCATCCTGCTGGACAACTCCGCCAGCATGACCCGCAGCGCGGGTGCGACCACCCTGCTCGACCAGGCGAAAAAGGAGATCGGCACCTGGCTGGACAAGCAGCCTTCCCAATCGCTGGCCGCGCTCTACCTCGTCTCCAACCGCACCGAGACCCTGGTGCCGAAGCCCGGACCCGATCTCGGGCTGGTGAGGAAGATGCTGTCGGAGGCGGAAGCCAGCGACCGTGGCACGGACCTGGCGCAGGCCGTGCGGCTCGCGGTCGAAAGCCTGAAGACCATCAGCGGCAGACCGCGGCAGATTCTCATCTACACGGACGGCCAGGCCAGCGGCTGGGCGAAGAACGCGGAAATCCTGAAGCTGGCGGAGGATAATCCCGGCATCCGCATCAAGACGGTCATCGTCGGGGACAAGGTGGCGGACAATGTCGGATTGGTCGCCCTGCGTGCGGATGGCGGCGTGGTGGCGGCGCGGCAGCCATGTCGTTTCCACATCGAGGTGGGGAACTACGGAACCACCGCCGTGGAAAATCTGAAGGTCACCCTTGCCATCGGGGATGGTCCGCCGATGGCGGACGCCACGATTGCCAGGATCGAACCCGGCACCCGGCAGGCAGCGAGTGTCATCATCTCCTTTCCCGATGCCGGTCCGCAGTCGCTGGTCGCCAGCATCCCTCCGGATGCCTTTGCCGCCGACAACAGGCGTGTCGCCGCGCTGGATGTGGTCAGCCAGATGAACGTGCTGGTGGCAGAGGAGAATCCCTCCGTGCCCGCCGTGGACCGTGATGGGTTCTTCGTCGCCAATGCTCTGGTGCCGCTGTCACCGGACCAGATGGCGCGCCATTTCCTCGCCGCCGTCCCCACCTCCATCGCGGACCTGCCCGCGGAACTCGGCAACCGGAACAACACCGCCGCCCAGTCGATCTTCCTCTGCAATCCCGGCCCGCTTTCCTCCACCGTCACCACCGCCCTGAAAGACTACGTCGGACGCGGTGGGAATCTCATCATCTTCCCCGGTCCGCAGACGAACCCGGATGACTGGAAAGCCAACGCCGCGCTGCAGGAACTGCTGCCAGCGGAGCTGGGCATCCCCACGGAGGAGGCGGAGGGCGCTGCCGCGCAGAGCTTCCAGAACACCGCCTTCAGCCATCCGGTCACCGCCCTGTGGAATGACTCCGCACAGGGCAGCCTGTCCGCCGTGAAGTTCTTCCGCCACTTTCCGCTCACGGTGAAGAAGACAGGATCCCCGCGTGTCATCGCCCAACTGGCCAATGGTGAACCCGCCGTGGTCGAGTGGACCGTGGGTGAGGGGAATGTCGTCCTTTTCAACAGCACCGCCACGCCGGAGTGGAACAACCTGCCGCTGCATCCGGCGTTTGTTCCCTTCCTGCAACGCATGATGGGCCACCTGAACCGCCGCAACGAATCCCGGCTCATCCTTTCCCCGGGCGAGGCATTCCGCAAGCCGGTCGATGAACAGTGGAAAGGCAGCGACTTCTCCGTGCGCCGCCCTGGCAGCGACTCCAGCCGGACCGCGGGCCAGGTCGTGTCCGACGACAAGCAGACTTTCGTCCGCTACGCCGCGACCGAGAAGGCGGGCATCTATCAGGTGAGCGTGGGCAACGACCTGCTCGCCACCTTCGCCGTGCAGATCGATCCCGCCGAGTCGGACCTGCGGCAGGTCGATCCGGAGATCATCGCCGGGCTGGAAACCGCCGGGGGTGAAGCGGAGAAAACGGAGGTCACCCGCTCCGTCGTCACCAAGGAGTTCTGGACGATGCTCCTCTGGATCGTCGCCGCCATTTTCGTCGTGGAAGCAATCATGGCCCATCGCATCAGCCACACCCGGTCCGTATGAAAGCCATCTTCCCCACACTGGCCGCCACGGAATGGCGGGTGAGCTTCGAGGGTATCTCGCCCGGCCTGGCATTCGCGTTGTTCGTGGTCGCCTCCATGGCCACGGTCTTCGCCTATTGGAAATTCGCAGGCTCCGCCCCGCGCTGGAGGAAGATCCTGATGGCGTTCTTCCGCATCGCCGCCGTACTGGTGCTGGCCGCCTTGCTGGCAAAGCCGGTGCTGAACCTCACCGTGCATGATCCGGTGCGCCAGCCGCTGCTGGTGCTGGTGGATGATTCCGAGAGCATGAGGTTCGAGGACCGCCGCGAGGGCAAGGAGGACCTGGAGCGCGCGGAGATCGCCACCGGCTCCCGCCAGACGGGCATCCCCCGCAACAAGATCCTCGAGGGCATCGCCGCCAGCCCGAAGCTGGACCTCTGGCCTCGCCTGTCGGAGCAGTCGGACCTCCTGTTCCATCAGTTCGGCCGGAACGTCTCCCGCGTCGCGTCACCGGAAGGTGAGCTGAAGCGTGAGGACGCCGCGAAGATTTTCTCAGGACTGAAGTATGGGGAAAGCGCCACTGCCATCGGTGAGGCCGTGCGCCAGGTGCTGCAGGAACCGCGCCCGCAGCCCGCGGGTGGGGTGCTGCTGGTGACCGACGGCGCGAACAACGGCGGCTCGTCACCCATCGAGGCCGCGCAGATCGCAAAGGAACAGGGCGTGCCGCTGTTCATCTACGGCGTCGGCGTGACGTCACCGCGGGATGTGCAGGTGCGGGAGGTCATCGCGCAGAAGCTCGCCTTCGTGGAGGAGAAGCTGGAGGTCCGCGGAAAGATCGCGTCCCGGAGCATGGAGGAGAAGGCGGTCACCGCCAGCCTCATCGCGAACGGGGAGATCGTGGACGGGAAGGAAATCACCATCGGCGGTGACCGGGAGCAGGAGGTTTCCTTCACCTATGAGCCGAAGGTGGCGGGCGAGCTGAAACTTGAGATCTCCATCCCGGTGCAGCCGGATGAGGCAGGCAAGGACAACAACATCGCCTCCGCCCTGGTGCGGGTGACGGACAGCAAGTTCAACGTGCTGCTCATCGAGCAGGAGCCGCGCTGGGACTTCCGCTACCTGCTGGACTACCTCCAGCGGGACCCGCGGCTGGAGGTGAAGTGCGTCATGATCGACGGCGAGCCGGGCCTCGACCAGATCGAGAACTCACCGTTCCTGCCATCGCTGCCGGAATCCCGCGACGCCTATTTCAAATCCCAGGTCATCATCCTCGGCGATGTGAATCCGGAGGACCTCGGGGAGGAGCGCATGCAGATCATCGCGGAATGGGTGCAGGCCGGTGGCGGCATCATTTTCCTCAGTGGCCCGAATTTCAGCCCCACCGCGTACGCGGGCACTCCGCTGGAGTCGCTGCTGCCGGTGGTCCCGGACACCATGCTTTCGCGGGACGCGGCGACCGTCCGTGAGCGGGAGCCTTTCCAGCTCCAGCTCAGCCGCATCGGCGAGAACTCCCCATACCTCCAGATGGATCCGGATCCGGAGGAGAACAAGCGCATCTGGGAAGCCTTTCCCGGTGTCCGCTGGACGGCTCCCGTGGCCCGCGTAAAGCCGGGTGCGGAAGTCCTGCTGGTCGATCCCCGGCCGGAGAAGTCCGGCCGCTACGGCCTGCTGCCGGTCTTCGCCATGCAGGGCTATGGCTCCGGCAAGTGCGTCTATTTCGGAACGGACGAAACCTACCGCTGGCGCAGCCGGACGGGGGAGAAATACTACTCCATCCTATGGGGCCAGATCATGCAGACGCTGGCGCTGCAGCTTCTGGAAGGCGCGTCCTCGCTCACCCAGTTGAAGTCGGAGCGGAAGCAATACTCCATCGGTGACACCGTGGTGATCTCCGGCAACGCCTATACGGAGGGCTTCGAGCCGCTGCTTGTCCCGACGCTGGAGGGCACGATGAAAATGGAGTCCGGTGGAAAGGCAGTGGAGGAGCCGTTCGAACTCCACGGCATCGACCGCAACGCGTTCCGCGGGGAGTTCACCGCCAGCACGCCGGGCAGCTACAGCTTCGCCACCACCCGTGATCCGGAGGGCATCGTGAAGTTCGAGGTCATCGATTCCCGCCCGGAACGCAACCAGACCGCGCTCGACGAGAAACTGCTGAAGTCGATGGCGGAGATCTCCGGCGGGCTTTTCTTCCGTGAGGAGGATCTCGCCGGGCTGCCGGACAAGATCGCCGCGAAAAGCGCCACCGTCGCCACCTTCAAGAAACTGGACCTGTTCCATAACGGATGGTTCCTGGCCGCGCTGCTCGGGTTCCTTTTCCTCGAATGGCTGCTGCGGCGGCTGACGCAACTGAAATGACATGAGCGCTCCCCGATCATCACTCCCTCTGCCTCACGGCCTCGCCCGCGCGCTCGATGCGGTGCGGCGGCGCTGGCTGGCGGTGCGCGTGGCGGAGTTCCCGCTGCTCTTGTTGGCCGTCATCGCCTTCGCATGGGTGCTCCAAGCCACCGCCGACCGCTGGCTGGAACTGTCATGGAACGCACGGGCGGTGCTGCTCGCACTCAACGGTGTCGCCGCCCTGGTGCTCCTGTGGTTTTTCGTGCTGGTGCCGCTGTGCCGGCGGCTGGACCGCAGGAAGGCGGCGCTGCTGGTCGAGCGGACCCTGCCGGATTTCAGGACGTCGCTCATTTCCGCCGTCGAGTTTTCCGAGCGTGGTTCGGATTTCCCCTCCGGCTCGCGTCCTCTGGTGGAGAAGCTGCTGGCGGACGTCTCGCATGAAGCGGAGAAAGGCGACATCGCGCGCGGCGTCGTGAAGACGCGCCGCCTGAAGCGGATCGCCACCATCTGCGTGGCCGTCCTGCTCGCCGCCGCCGGTTGCTTCGCGTGGGGCCTGCCGCTCTCGCCCTTGCTGGTGCAGCGCATCCTTCTTTCAAATGCGGTGTTTCCGGACGAAACGAAGGTGGTGGACCTGTCCGGCGACATGATCGTCGTCGCGGGCACGGACGCCGCGCTTTCCGCGAAGGCGGACGGAGTGGTGCCGCAGTCCGGGCGTCTGGTCGTCACCCATCCGGACGGCACGGTGGAGAACATCCCCGTCTCCCCGTCACGGACTGAGGAGGGTGTGTTCCAGTTTTCGGTGCGGAACGTGCGTGAATCCTTCGCCTACCGGTTTGAACTCCATGATGGCGTCGGCCCGGAGCATCAGGTGGGCGTGCGGGTGCCGCCCGTGCTGCGACAGATCACCTTCACCCAGGTTTATCCGAAGCACACCGGCCTGCCGGAGACCATCATGTCGCCATCCGCTCTGCGCTTGCTGGCAGGCTCCCAGTTGAAGATCAGCGCGGAAGGATCCGAAGCCCTGCAATCCGCCGTGCTGGAGATCAAGGGCGTGCCGGATGTTCTCCCTCTCGAAATCTCCGGAGACGCGAAGACCTCCCTGAAGACGGAGTTGAAGGTTCCTGAAAGCGGCTGGAAGTCGATGTCGGTCCATCTTGTCAGCGCGGCCGGTGAAGCCTCGGCGAACGATCCGGTCTATCGCGTGGAGCTGGTCCGCGACCGTCCGCCGTCCGTGCTGGTCAGCCAGCCGAAGAAGGAAACCATCACCGTGATCCCGGGGGAGAAAGTTCCGTTCGTGTTCCGGGTGGGGGATGATTTCGGGCTGCAGCGCGTCGCGCTCTGCTACCGCGTGTTCCGTCCCACTGGTGCCGGGGCGGTCGAGTCCGCGGAGGAGGGCCAGATCCCGATGCAGTTCGATCCGGCGGAGAAATCGTTCTCGAGGACCTTCGTGTGGGACCTCGGACTGCTGGTGCCCGTGGTTCCGGTGGGCGGCACCATTACCTGCTGGATCGAGGCGGAGGACAACAACCCGGAGAAGGCCGTGGCCATCACCCGCAGCGCGGAAAAGATCATCCGCGTCGTTTCCGAGGAACAGAAGCGCACGGAATTGCTCGAACTCCTGGGCGAACGTGCGAAGGATATCGAGAAGCTCTACGAACTGCAGCGAGGAATGAACGAAAGGACGGATGACTCCATCCGTTGATATACCACCACCGCCATGAAACCTCCCATCGCCAGCCATTTCCTGATCGCGGGCCTGATCGCATCCACCTTTCCGGCAGTCGCGCAGGAGAAGAAAGAGCGGTCGGTGCAGACCACGGCCTACCAGACCAGCGTCTCCCAGGAACAGCTCCGTGCCACCACCCGCCGCCTGAAGGGCGAGATGGCCGGGCTGCTGGAAGAGTTCAGCCGCTACCAGGCGGCGTCCGGCGAGCTGAAGAAGCTCACCGAAGCGCTCGGCGAACTCGATGTGGTCACCGAGCAGGACATGATCGCCGTGGTGAAGATTCTCCGCGAGGCGAGCCGCGCCGAGCAGGTCGATGAATCGAAGGCGAAGCTGGTGGAGGCCAGCAGCGGCCAGAAGGAGATCCAGGCGCTCCTCCGCGCCGTGGCGGACCGCCTTACCCTACAGAAGGAAGAGGCGGAGATGCAGCGGCGGCTCGACAATCTCGCCCTGCGGCAGATGGCGAACCTGCGCGACACGAAGCGCCTCGCCGAAACCGGCGAAAAGCCGGAAAAGGTGAAGCATGAACTCCTGCAGGTCCGGGAGATGAGCAAGTCCGAGCAGGAGGCGATCAAAAAGGAGATCGCCATGACCATGGACGCCCTCAAGAACCTCGCGGAGAAGTCGGAGTCTCCTGACAAGGAAGCGTTCGAGAAAGCGCTGAAGGAAGGCGAGCAGAACCTCATCCGCAACCAGGCGGAACAGGCGGCGGAAAGCGTGAAGACGGATTTCGCCGAGGCGGTGAAACAGCAGGAGGAACTGCTCCGCAACATGAAGCAGATGGCGGAGAGCCTCCAGGAACGGAAGACGGCGGAGGAACAGTCCCGTGAACTCGCGGACAAGATGGGACAGCTTGCCGACAAGCAGGAGCAGCTCGCGAAGAAGCTGACGGAAGGCTGGGGGAACGAGAACAAGCAGGCGGTCCGCAAGGAACAGGAGAAGCTTTCCGACCAGATGGAGCTCGCGAAGGAAAGCCTGGAGAAACTGAACCAGGAAGCCGCCTCCAAGGTGGACCAGGCGAAGCAGGAATCCGCGCAGGTCGCCGAAAAGATCCGCGACAAGGAGGCGATGGAGAACATCGACAACGTGGCGAAGGCCACGGATTCGCAGAAGGCCGTGGCGGAGAAACTGGAGCAGGCGAGTGAAATGCTCCAGCAACAGGCGGATGCTCTCGCCGGGAACCAGGATCAGCAACAGGGGCAGGACAGCCAGCAGTCTTCCGAAGAGATGAGCCAGCAACAGGAGGCCATCTCGGACGCGGTTGATCAGATCATGGCGGCGAAAGGCCAGATGGAGCTTGCGAAGCGGCAGCTCCGCGACGGCAGTGACCAGGCGAATGCCAGGCAGCGGCTCGACAACGCCCGGCAGATGCTCGACCAGGCCCGGCAGGAAGTCGCGAAGGCGGGCGAGGCGGTCGAAAAATTCGTGCAGGAGGAATTGAAGAAAGCGGACGAGGGGATTGCCAAGACGGAGGAAGGCATCGGCGTCGGCTCGAAGCAGGATCAGGAAAAATCCCGCTGGAACCTCGACCGGGCGGAGGGGAACGCCAACCTGGCGCTCACCGGCCTCCAGCGCGCCGCCAACCGGCTCGCGGCGAAGCAGGGCCAGCAGCAGGGGGAACAGCAGCAGGCCAACCAGCAGAACAAGGGCGACTCTTCCCGGCAGGACACCAACAGCCCGGCCGGCCCGATGGGCAGGCAGAAGGAGGAAATTTCCGGAGTCTCCGCCGTGTCAAAGGGCGGCGGCGGCCAGCGTGAGGCGCTGTCACTGCTGCAGCAGGAAAAGGCCCCGACGGAATATGAAGCGATGGTGCAGCAGTACATCCGCAACCTGGCCGAAGCGGCCAACCAGGAATGATGGTTGATATGAAAAGGACAGCGGAACGGGGATCGCGGTGGTGTGGTGCGGCAGTGTTGGCATTTCTGCTTTCACTCATCCCGGCGGGACTATCCGCGCAGGAGGATTCCGGACTTTTCGGCTCCAGTGAAAAGGACGCTCCGGGCCTGATCGCGATCATCTATGATCTCAAGCAGACCCAGTCGATGCAGCCGTCGAAGATCACGGCGGAGACCTACCCCGGTGTGGTGCAGGATTTCCTCGGCAAGGGCTGGGATGAGGTGGTGTTGAACAAGTTTTTCCGGGTCACGCGCCCGCTCTATTCCACGCAGATCTTCATCCCCGGCATGGATGCCGGAGCCGCGCCGAAGGCCTATGGCGTGGACAAGGTGATGAAGGCCTCCTGCTGGGTCATCCACTACAAGGGGCAGGTGTCCCCGCCGGAGGATGGCACTTACCGCTTCGTGGCGTATGCGGATGACGCCATCGCTGTGGCGGTGAACAACAAGACCGTCTGCATCGGTGCGCGGCACGACATGCGGTTGGAGAAGCTCTGGCAGACGACGGAAAAAAAAGGCGCGAAGGCCTTCAACGGCGAACTCACCTATGGCGAATGGGTGACGCTGAAAAAGGACGAGCCGGTCGATCTGGATGTGCTGGTGGGCGAGCGTCCCGGTGGGGATTTCTGCGCCTTCCTGCTTTATCAGAAGCAGGGTGAAAGCTACCCGTCGGACAAGGACGGTCACCCGGTGCTGCCAGTCTTCCAGCTCGCCCCCATGGAGATCCCCAACAAGGACCCGGGCAAGTCACCGCCTTTCTCACGCGCCTCCGATACCTGGAAGCAATACCGCTGACCCCCATGATGAAGCGCACCATCGCCGCCGCCATGGCCCTCCTCTGCGGAGGGGCTTCCGCCGCCGAGCAGGCCGGATCCGTTTTCGGCTCCGCGGAAAAATCCGCCGGAGCGATGATCGGCATTTTCTATGACCTGAAGCAGAACCAGCGCCGCCAGCCGGTGAAGGTGAACTACCTCCAGACCCTGGGCGAGTTCCTCGACAGTGGCTGGGATGAAAGCGTGCTGAGCCGCTTCTTCCGCGGGACGAAGCCGGTTTATGCGACGGATGTTTTCATCCCCACCATGAGCGCCGGGGCCGCGCCGGAGGCATTCGACCTGGCGGGCGTCGTCCAGCCGATGAGCTGGTTCGTCATCTACAAGGCGCAGGTCTCCCCGCCGGAGGACGGCACCTACCGCTTCGTCGGAGCATCGGATGATGTGATGGCCGTAGGCGTGAATGGCAGGACCGTCCTTGTCTCCCACTACATGGGGACCCAGAACACCAGCAAATGGCGCCAACAGGACCCGAAGGAGAACACCAAAGCCTGGGCCGGTGAACTGAGGCGCGGCGATTGGTTCGAGGCGAAGAAAGACCAGCCCATCGACCTGGACATCCTCATCGGCGAGTATCCGGGCAACATCTTCGCGGCCTGGTTGCTCATCGAGAAAAAAGGAGCCACCTATCCCATGGTGGATGACAAGTATGGCAGGCAGATCGCCCTCCCTGTGTTCCAAGTGAAGCCCCGGCAGATCACGGCGAAGGAAAACGACCCGCCATTCACCACGGACGGCGTCCCGTGGACCTGCCACCAGTGAGGAACTTACGGGCTGGTGGTCAGTCCGGCTGCAGCTTCCGGATGGCATCGGCCTCTTCCGCGGTGAGGGAGAAGCGCTCCTGCACCTCCCGCACGATCCTGTCAGCGTAGGCGGCCGAGGCTTCCGTGCCGGTAACAGGACCGACGTGCTGGTTCGATCCACGGAGGCTCTGCTGCAGGGCGGGCAGCAGTTCGTTCCGGGGCAGGGCGTCCAGCACCGCATACGTCCGTGGTGTCGCTCCGGAGACCCGCACCAGCTCCGCCACATACGCGGCACGTTCTTCCTGCGGCAGGCTGCCGGTGATGATGGCAACGCCTTCCGCGGAGAGTTCTACGCGCGCGTCCAGCCGCTTCATCTGCTCCGCCCGCTCCCCGGAGGGGAGCACGGAGAGTTTGTTGATGATCCACTTCACCCCGGAGGCTTCGCCCTCCTTTGCCGCCACTGCCTTCATCAGCAGCGTGGCGGGATTCGAGCGGTCGTCCGTCGGTTTCGGCTGGTTCTTCACCGCGTCCCACGCGGCGTCCGGATCAACGAGCGCCCATTGCGAGATCGCCTCCCGCAGGTCGGTTTTCGAAGCCAGGGCGGCGTGGAGTTTGGCGAAATCGAAATCGTCCGGATAACGGGAGCCGAAGAGCGGATTGATCAGGGTGACTCCGCTGAACATTCCGAAGGTGCGGATCACCTCATCCGCTCCACGGTCC
The window above is part of the Akkermansiaceae bacterium genome. Proteins encoded here:
- a CDS encoding MoxR family ATPase → MSTPSVAGTQRELEINPADVAACRETYAAIQQELAKVIVGQSKVVEEILISIFTRSHALLVGVPGLAKTLLISTLADTLKMSFRRIQFTPDLMPSDITGTEVIYQDPVSGEKQFKFLPGPLFSNIVLADEINRTPPKTQAAMLEAMQERRVTVGGVTRPLPSPFFVLATQNPLEQEGTYPLPEAQLDRFMFLIHVGYPDAEEELQVMKRGTSGKGEKPQPVLDGEAIIRLQEIVKALPVADHVFRYARDIVRSTRPREEGALDYCKQYLSFGAGPRASLSLIMAAKAHALINGQVYVGCENVAAVAPSIMRHRIAPNFSAQSEGITPDDVIAKVLSAIPKHDA
- a CDS encoding DUF58 domain-containing protein, whose translation is MTPDLLDADAVSRGEALGLMARKIVEGYRVGEHRSPFHGFAIEFAQHREYATGDDMRHLDWKVLGRSDRYYIKQYEQDTNFVTHLVVDGSASMNYGSAKVAKLHFAKALAACLSHMILLQRDAVALALVDTEVREYLPRTDSLPKIQHIMDRLAAFQATGETKLGVALEQVAREARRRGIVVLISDFFDDEEGLVKGLERLVFSGNEVIVFHTLDPYELTFPFNGTWKFKDLEGPTQLKASPADIRREYLKNFDAFRLRIRRICEKFQAHYILADTGKPLAETLSGYLAFRQSVSRK
- a CDS encoding BatA domain-containing protein yields the protein MNFLHPMMLAGLAAVSVPIIIHLLNKFRVRTTDWGAMRFLLDSIQKNQKRVKMEDLILLILRCLLVALAVLAFARPVLTALVKGGADDGEAVAAVILLDNSASMTRSAGATTLLDQAKKEIGTWLDKQPSQSLAALYLVSNRTETLVPKPGPDLGLVRKMLSEAEASDRGTDLAQAVRLAVESLKTISGRPRQILIYTDGQASGWAKNAEILKLAEDNPGIRIKTVIVGDKVADNVGLVALRADGGVVAARQPCRFHIEVGNYGTTAVENLKVTLAIGDGPPMADATIARIEPGTRQAASVIISFPDAGPQSLVASIPPDAFAADNRRVAALDVVSQMNVLVAEENPSVPAVDRDGFFVANALVPLSPDQMARHFLAAVPTSIADLPAELGNRNNTAAQSIFLCNPGPLSSTVTTALKDYVGRGGNLIIFPGPQTNPDDWKANAALQELLPAELGIPTEEAEGAAAQSFQNTAFSHPVTALWNDSAQGSLSAVKFFRHFPLTVKKTGSPRVIAQLANGEPAVVEWTVGEGNVVLFNSTATPEWNNLPLHPAFVPFLQRMMGHLNRRNESRLILSPGEAFRKPVDEQWKGSDFSVRRPGSDSSRTAGQVVSDDKQTFVRYAATEKAGIYQVSVGNDLLATFAVQIDPAESDLRQVDPEIIAGLETAGGEAEKTEVTRSVVTKEFWTMLLWIVAAIFVVEAIMAHRISHTRSV
- a CDS encoding VWA domain-containing protein, whose translation is MKAIFPTLAATEWRVSFEGISPGLAFALFVVASMATVFAYWKFAGSAPRWRKILMAFFRIAAVLVLAALLAKPVLNLTVHDPVRQPLLVLVDDSESMRFEDRREGKEDLERAEIATGSRQTGIPRNKILEGIAASPKLDLWPRLSEQSDLLFHQFGRNVSRVASPEGELKREDAAKIFSGLKYGESATAIGEAVRQVLQEPRPQPAGGVLLVTDGANNGGSSPIEAAQIAKEQGVPLFIYGVGVTSPRDVQVREVIAQKLAFVEEKLEVRGKIASRSMEEKAVTASLIANGEIVDGKEITIGGDREQEVSFTYEPKVAGELKLEISIPVQPDEAGKDNNIASALVRVTDSKFNVLLIEQEPRWDFRYLLDYLQRDPRLEVKCVMIDGEPGLDQIENSPFLPSLPESRDAYFKSQVIILGDVNPEDLGEERMQIIAEWVQAGGGIIFLSGPNFSPTAYAGTPLESLLPVVPDTMLSRDAATVREREPFQLQLSRIGENSPYLQMDPDPEENKRIWEAFPGVRWTAPVARVKPGAEVLLVDPRPEKSGRYGLLPVFAMQGYGSGKCVYFGTDETYRWRSRTGEKYYSILWGQIMQTLALQLLEGASSLTQLKSERKQYSIGDTVVISGNAYTEGFEPLLVPTLEGTMKMESGGKAVEEPFELHGIDRNAFRGEFTASTPGSYSFATTRDPEGIVKFEVIDSRPERNQTALDEKLLKSMAEISGGLFFREEDLAGLPDKIAAKSATVATFKKLDLFHNGWFLAALLGFLFLEWLLRRLTQLK